Below is a genomic region from Ancylomarina subtilis.
ACAACATCACCATTGCGTTCAAATATGATATGGTTTTCCCCCTCTTTGATCATCTTAATAGGAAGAAAAGCGGATACTTTATTATAATTTTCATCATATTGTTCGAATACGACTCCTGCACCTAAATCCTGACCTTCGGGAGAAACATATTTATTCTTAATTTTAACACTATTCAATCGAGGTGCTTCGTAGCTATACATATGATCATTCATAATGTCAGCCAGTGGACCATGACACCCCCATGGGTCAAGCATCAAGCAGTAATCACGACTGAAGAAATCATCAATAAACAAATCGACAATGCCTGGTGTTGCAATGAGAGGCAGATCAGCAGGTAAAATTCGACCTGTAATTCCCTCATCAGCAATCATCCATTCATCATTACTCTCATTATACACAAGCTTGCTAATGCTATCCTGCCCAATAACTAAAGGATCAGAAAAAAGAATACCCTCGTTTGTGAAAATATAACCTGCAGCATTAGTTCTAGTTCTTACCCCATCTACAACATATCTAAATTCGTAGAACATTTCTTTTAAACTTTCTTCGAAATACTGTGCATATGGAGGGGTAGTTATCTGAACATAAAGAGGTGCTTCTGCTGAGGCATTTGCAACACCCTCTGTTATTTCTAAAAAGAAAAAGTTTTTAGAATTCGACTCCAAGAAATTTTCACTGGCTTCGGCAATAACAGACACATCAGCATCCTTTTCATTTGCTTTTTCCAATACCAATTGATTTTCAAAAGCCTTCCCTTGAAAATATAGTTTTCCATCATCTTCCTTCATGAAAATATATTCCATTTCGGCACCATAACCATTAGGGTTGTTAGGGAAGCTAGTAGGATTAACCAACCAAAAAAAGATAGGATTGGGTGTGACAAAACTTAAAGTTGTACCCATCTGCTGACCAATAGCATATTCAGAATCGGCACTGCCACTTCGCGATGAAATAGTCACAACACCATCGTCAG
It encodes:
- a CDS encoding DUF4302 domain-containing protein, translating into MKRLLIYVFAMLAIFSSCDDDFEYAFDKTPTERKAEANSELNRLLCESEFGWKTTMILNEDNLDNEKPILGDFFVFKFTKNEAADDGVVTISSRSGSADSEYAIGQQMGTTLSFVTPNPIFFWLVNPTSFPNNPNGYGAEMEYIFMKEDDGKLYFQGKAFENQLVLEKANEKDADVSVIAEASENFLESNSKNFFFLEITEGVANASAEAPLYVQITTPPYAQYFEESLKEMFYEFRYVVDGVRTRTNAAGYIFTNEGILFSDPLVIGQDSISKLVYNESNDEWMIADEGITGRILPADLPLIATPGIVDLFIDDFFSRDYCLMLDPWGCHGPLADIMNDHMYSYEAPRLNSVKIKNKYVSPEGQDLGAGVVFEQYDENYNKVSAFLPIKMIKEGENHIIFERNGDVVTEIDGAADKIANDAHLAKLFDLIFDEQGWMIGCDVITLDTGSVHYDCIFYNVAHPENQIEYMGSFW